From the Pomacea canaliculata isolate SZHN2017 linkage group LG4, ASM307304v1, whole genome shotgun sequence genome, one window contains:
- the LOC112561182 gene encoding cytochrome c oxidase subunit 6A, mitochondrial-like, with translation MASRLTAGIARRFFAVQGPSAQAGVHGGTKKWKMISLLVALPGVAVGYINAFVLHCSHPERPEFVPYPYLRMRTKKFPWGDGNHSLFHNPHLNALPDGYEN, from the exons ATGGCGTCAAGGCTAACGGCTGGAATTGCTCGTCGCTTTTTCGCTGTACAAGGACCCTCTGCACAAGCTGGGGTACATG GTGGAACCAAGAAATGGAAGATGATATCACTTCTCGTAGCACTTCCTGGTGTTGCTGTCGGCTACATCAATGCTTTCGTCCTACATTGTAGCCACCCTGAGCGCCCAGAGTTTGTGCCTTATCCTTATCTCCGTATGCGCACGAAG AAATTTCCCTGGGGTGATGGAAACCACTCTCTCTTCCACAATCCTCACCTGAACGCTCTACCCGACGGCTACGAAAATTAA